Below is a window of Cytobacillus firmus DNA.
ATAAATACCTAAGATTTTTTCTTAATGCAAGGTTTCTTCATATTTTTTTTGTAAAGTAAGTTTAAGGATATTACCAGATGAGGAGCAGCTGAAATGAAAAAGATAATGTTTATTATGAAGATGCTTAACTTTTTAAGATATACTCAATGGATTTAAGCATGGCAAAGACGATTATAAAACTAAACCCTTTAATGATAGGGAGATTTTGGAAATAGTAAATGCTCTGTTAAGAAGATCTTCGGCTCATAAACAGATCGGGCTTTCTGTTCCTGGATTAATATGGGATGAAAGGGGGAAGATTCCTTGTATATTAAAAAATTATCCAAAAATGGCCAAATCTTACTGCCTGCAGCCCTTAAGAAAAATTTGGGTGTAACGGATGGGGAATTTGTATATATATTTCACGAAGCTCGCCAGCTTGTGATAAGCAGACACCATGAAGATGATCATTTAAATAAGGTGATTTTTAGGAACGGGAGGTTCTCTATCCCTATGGAACTGAGAAACATGCTAAAGATCTCCGCAGCCTCCCAATTAAGGTTAGAAGCTCATTCAGAAAAAGGCTCTATCTCAATTACAAATTTAGATAATATGGAAGATCATGACCAATTTAGTTATCCTTAAACACTATTAAACTATTTATGCCAATTTCAATTATTGTATTAAGGGAGCCATCCAGCTCCCTTAGTGAAATATTAATAATAAAGTAAAACTTAACTTTTTAATGAGCTATTATAGTAGGAATTTTTACAATTATTTTTTGCATGGTATTGTCATCCGCCAAAAGTGAAATTATTATCACAGTCCAACTCTTCAGGCCATACATTTAGTATCATTTCCCCATCCTGCTTAACCTCTCAATCGTTCTTGCCAGTAATGCCGTTCGCTTCGGAAACGTTTTCAAATCGATATACTCATCTGTCTCACTATGGGAAAATTCTCCGAGCGGCCCCATGCCATCCACAGTTGGGACTCCTTCAGTGGATGTATACGCTGCATCCGAACCTCCGCCGGTGCTGACTTCCCTTATAGACATTCCAAGTTCTTCCCCTGCAGCCTTTATTTCCTCAATCAATTTGTCCGTTCCCGCCACTTTTTCCATTGGCGGTCTTCCAATTTTACCTGATAAGCTGGTTTCTGTTCCCTGCACTTCCTCCTCCTCTGCAATTTCTGTGATTTTTGCCGTAATCTCCTTTGCCTGTTCCATGTTCTTGACTCGAACATCCACTTGCGCTTCTGCATCTGGAGCGACGGTATTAGACGAGATGCCGCCGTCAATTAAGCCCACATTGACCGATAAGCCTCTCTCGTAATCATTTAAATCATGAAGTTTCACTACTTTATGTGCCAGTTCATCAATGGCGCTTCGTCCTCTTTCGGGTTCAACCCCTGCATGGGCACTTTTTCCTTTAACATCAAAGATAAATCTGCCAATTCCCTTTCTTTCTGTGACTATGCCGTCATCTGGCCTTCCGGATTCAACGACAAGTGAGAATTTTTTACCTA
It encodes the following:
- a CDS encoding AbrB/MazE/SpoVT family DNA-binding domain-containing protein; this encodes MYIKKLSKNGQILLPAALKKNLGVTDGEFVYIFHEARQLVISRHHEDDHLNKVIFRNGRFSIPMELRNMLKISAASQLRLEAHSEKGSISITNLDNMEDHDQFSYP
- a CDS encoding M20 family metallopeptidase; translation: MNQYEAYLEDKMPEMMNLLEELVNIDSGSYHKEGVDKVGTVLRKEFEDLEMDVLVHRESEYGNHLEIKAEKDSDPKIIIIAHMDTVFPEGEAEKRPFKMIGDKAYGPGVSDEKASHVSVLYALKLLKETGSDAYKNVHLIFNSDEEIGSRKSKAIIKEASIGKKFSLVVESGRPDDGIVTERKGIGRFIFDVKGKSAHAGVEPERGRSAIDELAHKVVKLHDLNDYERGLSVNVGLIDGGISSNTVAPDAEAQVDVRVKNMEQAKEITAKITEIAEEEEVQGTETSLSGKIGRPPMEKVAGTDKLIEEIKAAGEELGMSIREVSTGGGSDAAYTSTEGVPTVDGMGPLGEFSHSETDEYIDLKTFPKRTALLARTIERLSRMGK